A genomic region of Arachis stenosperma cultivar V10309 chromosome 9, arast.V10309.gnm1.PFL2, whole genome shotgun sequence contains the following coding sequences:
- the LOC130947656 gene encoding dof zinc finger protein DOF4.6-like isoform X2 — MDTAQWPQIVVKPIEEIVVGTNTSSCHQSKPPSSNNLASENNNNNNTIKKPRPQKEQALNCPRCHSTNTKFCYYNNYSLTQPRYFCKTCRRYWTEGGSLRNIPVGGGSRKNKRSSTSISSSPSPPSPNKNIKLIGKVVHEGQDLNLAFPSDLVVHQQNNNKNNNTLSSSSSSSTITSTVTTTTTTTPPSSTTQFSAMELLTGITSANSRGGLGLNSFLPHHPPDPNTVLYNNSTFALQDFNKTAGLNFSLDGIGIGIVGSGFAGLHHHQQDQTSGGGNNNGRLLFPFEDLNQVSNADAIDHQSNSKVHQQGDSSGYWSGMLGGGSW, encoded by the exons ATGGACACAGCTCAGTGGCCACag ATTGTGGTGAAGCCAATAGAAGAGATAGTTGTGGGAACAAACACATCATCATGTCATCAATCAAAACCACCATCTTCTAATAATCTTGCATCAGagaataataacaacaacaataccaTCAAGAAACCAAGGCCACAGAAAGAGCAAGCCCTAAACTGTCCAAGGTGCCATTCAACAAACACAAAGTTCTGTTACTACAACAACTACAGCCTTACACAACCAAGGTACTTCTGCAAGACTTGTAGAAGGTACTGGACTGAAGGTGGGTCCCTTAGGAACATCCCTGTTGGTGGTGGATCCAGAAAGAACAAGAGATCTTCTACTTCAATATCATCATCACCGTCACCGCCTTCACCCAACAAGAACATTAAGCTTATTGGTAAGGTAGTCCATGAAGGCCAAGATCTGAACTTGGCTTTTCCGTCTGATTTGGTTGTTCATCAACAAAACaataacaaaaacaataatactctttcttcttcttcttcttcttcaactattACTAGTACtgttactactactactactactacacCACCCTCTTCTACTACTCAATTCTCAGCAATGGAGCTTCTTACTGGGATCACTTCAGCAAATTCAAGAGGGGGTTTGGGTTTGAACTCTTTCTTGCCTCATCATCCACCTGATCCAAACACAGTGCTGTACAATAATAGTACTTTTGCTCTTCAGGATTTCAATAAGACAGCAGGATTGAATTTCTCTTTGGATGGGATTGGGATTGGGATTGTAGGGAGTGGATTTGCAGGccttcatcatcatcaacaagaTCAGACAAGTGGTGGTGGGAATAATAATGGGAGACTTTTGTTTCCATTTGAGGATTTGAATCAGGTTTCTAACGCCGACGCAATTGATCATCAGAGTAATAGCAAGGTGCATCAACAAGGGGATTCAAGTGGATATTGGAGTGGGATGTTAGGTGGAGGATCATGGTAA
- the LOC130947656 gene encoding dof zinc finger protein DOF4.6-like isoform X1 produces MDTAQWPQEIVVKPIEEIVVGTNTSSCHQSKPPSSNNLASENNNNNNTIKKPRPQKEQALNCPRCHSTNTKFCYYNNYSLTQPRYFCKTCRRYWTEGGSLRNIPVGGGSRKNKRSSTSISSSPSPPSPNKNIKLIGKVVHEGQDLNLAFPSDLVVHQQNNNKNNNTLSSSSSSSTITSTVTTTTTTTPPSSTTQFSAMELLTGITSANSRGGLGLNSFLPHHPPDPNTVLYNNSTFALQDFNKTAGLNFSLDGIGIGIVGSGFAGLHHHQQDQTSGGGNNNGRLLFPFEDLNQVSNADAIDHQSNSKVHQQGDSSGYWSGMLGGGSW; encoded by the exons ATGGACACAGCTCAGTGGCCACag GAGATTGTGGTGAAGCCAATAGAAGAGATAGTTGTGGGAACAAACACATCATCATGTCATCAATCAAAACCACCATCTTCTAATAATCTTGCATCAGagaataataacaacaacaataccaTCAAGAAACCAAGGCCACAGAAAGAGCAAGCCCTAAACTGTCCAAGGTGCCATTCAACAAACACAAAGTTCTGTTACTACAACAACTACAGCCTTACACAACCAAGGTACTTCTGCAAGACTTGTAGAAGGTACTGGACTGAAGGTGGGTCCCTTAGGAACATCCCTGTTGGTGGTGGATCCAGAAAGAACAAGAGATCTTCTACTTCAATATCATCATCACCGTCACCGCCTTCACCCAACAAGAACATTAAGCTTATTGGTAAGGTAGTCCATGAAGGCCAAGATCTGAACTTGGCTTTTCCGTCTGATTTGGTTGTTCATCAACAAAACaataacaaaaacaataatactctttcttcttcttcttcttcttcaactattACTAGTACtgttactactactactactactacacCACCCTCTTCTACTACTCAATTCTCAGCAATGGAGCTTCTTACTGGGATCACTTCAGCAAATTCAAGAGGGGGTTTGGGTTTGAACTCTTTCTTGCCTCATCATCCACCTGATCCAAACACAGTGCTGTACAATAATAGTACTTTTGCTCTTCAGGATTTCAATAAGACAGCAGGATTGAATTTCTCTTTGGATGGGATTGGGATTGGGATTGTAGGGAGTGGATTTGCAGGccttcatcatcatcaacaagaTCAGACAAGTGGTGGTGGGAATAATAATGGGAGACTTTTGTTTCCATTTGAGGATTTGAATCAGGTTTCTAACGCCGACGCAATTGATCATCAGAGTAATAGCAAGGTGCATCAACAAGGGGATTCAAGTGGATATTGGAGTGGGATGTTAGGTGGAGGATCATGGTAA